From Helicoverpa armigera isolate CAAS_96S chromosome 19, ASM3070526v1, whole genome shotgun sequence, one genomic window encodes:
- the LOC135118212 gene encoding uncharacterized protein LOC135118212: MVRSYKKKTKRGEWSTISMKTAIDKVLSKEMGYRKAASEYGVPQTTLERYVKKMKEDGEVTIGVPLGPKKPIFTTKEEDEIVAYLKHMEERLFGLTTLDLRRLAYQLAVRNGKAHNFNTDKQMAGVDWLKGFLRRHPDLSIRKPEATSAARAMGFNKVAVSKFYQLLGEIYDKHKLTPDKIYNCDETGISVVSKTKSKILAMKGRKQVGSLSSADRGQTITVEICFNAAGTYMPPLMIFPRQRMKPELLDHAPPGTEGVCNARGWITTEIFLTWFKKFIRFSGATPTNHVLLLLDGHVSHTQNLEVIDLARKMELLYFAFHLTAHIKCSQQMLHL; encoded by the coding sequence ATGGTACGTTCatacaagaaaaaaactaaaagaggAGAGTGGTCAACAATTTCTATGAAAACAGCTATAGATAAAGTATTAAGTAAAGAAATGGGCTACAGAAAAGCCGCTTCTGAATACGGAGTGCCTCAGACTACTTTGGAGCGATATGTTAAGAAAATGAAGGAAGATGGTGAAGTTACAATTGGTGTACCTTTGGGCCctaaaaaacctatttttacaacaaaagaaGAAGACGAGATTGTGGCATATCTAAAACATATGGAAGAACGTCTTTTTGGGCTGACAACTCTCGATCTGAGACGTCTAGCATATCAACTGGCTGTGAGAAATGGTAAGGCGCACAATTTTAATACTGACAAGCAGATGGCAGGGGTTGATTGGCTCAAAGGTTTCTTAAGGCGTCATCCAGATTTATCCATTCGTAAGCCCGAAGCTACTTCAGCAGCTAGAGCAATGGGGTTTAATAAAGTGGCCGTTAGTAAATTCTACCAGTTGCTCGGAGAGATTTATGACAAGCATAAATTAACTCCtgacaaaatatataattgtgaCGAAACTGGTATCTCCGTTGTATCTAAAACCAAGAGCAAAATATTGGCCATGAAAGGACGAAAACAAGTAGGCTCGTTATCATCTGCAGATCGCGGCCAGACTATTACAGTAGAAATATGTTTTAACGCTGCTGGAACCTACATGCCTCCACTGATGATTTTTCCGAGACAACGAATGAAACCAGAATTGTTAGATCACGCCCCACCAGGTACTGAAGGTGTTTGCAATGCTCGAGGCTGGATAACTACCGAAATATTTTTGACTTGGTTCAAAAAGTTTATCAGATTCTCCGGAGCTACTCCTACTAATCATGTGTTGCTGCTTCTAGATGGGCATGTAAGTCACACTCAAAATTTGGAAGTAATTGATCTGGCACGTAAAATGGAGTTATTATACTTTGCTTTCCACCTCACTGCACACATAAAATGCAGCCAGCAGATGTTGCATTTATGA
- the LOC135118235 gene encoding protein PFC0760c-like has protein sequence MTRSAALLDGKLKATLKELESKKNLCDQLLQERDDSEVEVKRIVDKNTDLKNQLAELHIQHMDILDQHSHLRQLVSNFQECNDTHELALRRISELEIELSKAHNTITQLEAAKSSEQSANTCSLFNDKKRRKSQPKRVQRKPQNQRSAANDNDDDDDIVNNGDEDNTNSDRENNTNNDDEDNINDDFEVNIHFNDDDSNHNPDDYGDENSYNDGNSNTNSDGENNPSNEKETIIEDDE, from the exons ATGACCCGCAGTGCTGCACTCTTGGATGGAAAGTTGAAGGCTACGCTTAAGGAACTTGAATCCAAAAAAAACCTGTGCGATCAGCTGTTGCAGGAGAGGGATGATAGTGAGGTAGAAGTCAAACGTATTGTAGACAAGAACACTGACCTTAAGAACCAACTGGCGGAATTACATATCCAACATATGGACATACTTGATCAACATAGTCACCTTCGTCAACTTGTGTCAAATTTTCAAGAATGTAATGACACACATGAACTGGCATTAAGGCGCATCTCAGAACTGGAAATTGAGCTAAGCAAGGCCCACAACACCATCACACAGTTGGAAGCTGCTAAATCCAGTGAACAGTCTGCGAACACCTGCAGTCTTTTCAATGA CaagaaaagaagaaaatcaCAACCCAAAAGAGTCCAACGTAAGCCTCAGAATCAAAGAAGTGCAGCTAATGATAACGATGACGACGACGATATTGTGAATAACGGTGATGAAGATAATACTAATAGTGACCGTGAAAACAATactaataatgatgatgaagacaatATAAATGATGACTTTGAAgttaatatacattttaatgatgatgatagtaaCCATAATCCAGATGACTATGGTGACGAAAATTCATATAATGATGGCAATAGCAATACAAACAGTGACGGCGAAAATAATCCAAGTAATGAAAAGGAAACTATTATTGAAGACGATGAATAG